One region of Oikeobacillus pervagus genomic DNA includes:
- the acsA gene encoding acetate--CoA ligase → MGTNALEKELMPTGTDANLQNYEEAVRTAGWEKAAEHFTWFKTGKVNMVHEAIDRHVEEGKGDKKALLYTDGEREEEYTYSELSKLSCQFANGLRSKGIEKGDRVFIFMPRSPELYISVLGILRIGAIAGPLFEAFMEEAVKDRLQDSGAKAVVTTPELLSRIPVDELPDLQFVILVGGDEKGENIVTFNGLMNVSDEHVIEWMEREDGMLLHYTSGSTGKPKGILQVHDAMIHQYVAGKWVYDLHEDDVYWCTADPGWVTGTSAGMWSPWLNGVTNVLRGGRFKAEDWYKTLEKFNVTVWFSAPTAFRMLMASGNELPKKYDISKVRHILSAGEPLNPEVIRWGMDSLNRRIHDNWWMTETGSSICANFRCNPIRPGSMGKPVPGITMTIIDDDGNELPPRHMGNLAIKPKWPAMLPQVWNNKERYESYFLNGWFVSGDSAYRDEDGYFWFEGRVDDVINTSGERVGPFEVESKLVEHPAVAEAGVIGVPDPVRGEVIKAFITLREGYEESEELMVEIRNFVKTRLAAHAAPRMFEVRETMPKTRSGKIMRRVLKAWELGLPTGDLSTMED, encoded by the coding sequence ATGGGGACAAATGCTTTAGAAAAAGAATTAATGCCAACAGGTACGGATGCTAATTTACAAAATTACGAAGAAGCCGTTCGAACAGCTGGTTGGGAAAAGGCTGCTGAGCACTTTACTTGGTTTAAAACAGGAAAAGTGAATATGGTGCATGAAGCAATTGATCGTCATGTGGAAGAAGGCAAGGGGGATAAAAAAGCTCTTCTTTATACGGATGGTGAACGGGAGGAAGAATATACTTATTCTGAATTGAGTAAGCTTTCATGCCAATTTGCGAATGGTCTACGTTCTAAAGGAATTGAAAAGGGTGATCGTGTCTTTATTTTTATGCCACGTAGTCCTGAATTATATATTTCGGTTTTAGGAATTCTTCGGATTGGAGCTATTGCTGGGCCATTATTTGAAGCTTTTATGGAAGAAGCGGTTAAAGATCGTTTGCAAGATAGTGGTGCGAAAGCGGTTGTAACCACTCCAGAATTATTATCCCGAATTCCTGTCGATGAATTACCGGATTTACAATTTGTGATCTTAGTCGGGGGCGATGAAAAAGGGGAGAACATCGTCACTTTCAATGGACTCATGAATGTTTCTGATGAGCATGTCATCGAATGGATGGAAAGAGAAGATGGAATGCTTCTTCATTACACTTCTGGTTCTACTGGAAAGCCAAAAGGAATTCTTCAAGTTCATGATGCGATGATCCACCAATATGTCGCTGGAAAATGGGTATATGATTTACATGAAGACGATGTTTATTGGTGTACAGCGGATCCCGGTTGGGTAACAGGGACATCTGCGGGAATGTGGTCTCCTTGGTTAAATGGTGTAACAAATGTTCTTCGCGGTGGTCGCTTTAAAGCGGAGGACTGGTATAAGACACTAGAAAAATTCAATGTTACGGTTTGGTTCAGTGCTCCTACAGCTTTTCGTATGTTAATGGCGAGTGGGAATGAACTACCGAAAAAATATGATATTTCAAAAGTACGACATATTTTATCTGCCGGTGAGCCATTGAACCCAGAGGTTATTCGTTGGGGAATGGACTCATTAAATCGTCGCATTCACGATAACTGGTGGATGACTGAAACAGGTTCATCGATTTGTGCGAACTTCCGTTGTAACCCGATTCGTCCAGGGTCTATGGGGAAACCTGTGCCAGGTATTACTATGACGATCATTGATGATGATGGCAATGAGCTTCCACCACGTCATATGGGGAACCTAGCGATTAAACCAAAATGGCCGGCGATGCTCCCTCAAGTATGGAATAACAAAGAGCGTTATGAGTCGTATTTCTTAAATGGATGGTTTGTCTCAGGGGACTCTGCCTACCGTGATGAGGACGGGTACTTCTGGTTTGAAGGTCGCGTTGATGACGTTATTAACACTTCTGGCGAGCGTGTTGGGCCATTCGAAGTGGAAAGTAAACTAGTAGAACATCCAGCTGTTGCAGAGGCAGGAGTTATCGGTGTACCAGATCCAGTTCGTGGAGAAGTCATTAAAGCCTTCATTACATTGCGAGAGGGCTATGAGGAAAGTGAAGAATTGATGGTAGAAATTCGCAATTTCGTCAAGACTCGCCTGGCAGCACATGCCGCACCTCGAATGTTTGAAGTGCGCGAAACAATGCCAAAAACACGTTCAGGAAAAATTATGCGCCGTGTCCTAAAGGCTTGGGAACTAGGACTACCAACAGGCGACCTTTCAACAATGGAAGATTAA
- a CDS encoding EamA family transporter, whose product MNQFRYSLFVLIGACSYGIHASIVKLTIAAGFTVGQVTGSQYLFGLAMLMAVYFFTKRVKMSWKDVSSLMTVGLLLSATGIFYGLSLARVPASIAVVMLFQFTWIGILIEAIYHRAMPSNQKLISVVFLWAGTLLAGGVGSTNFQWGEHLDGVVYGLLAAITFALFIFYSGKVAPGVPTIQRSVFITSGGLLLVLFYVSPILIVDGVLTTGLWKYGLLLGIFGTILPVVFFAIGTPKIDSGLATIVGAAELPAAIVAALFILGEAVSFLQMTGIMIILIGIAIPQIHFPTHRPKRSFSR is encoded by the coding sequence ATGAATCAGTTTCGCTATTCGTTATTTGTTTTGATTGGGGCATGTAGTTATGGGATCCATGCCTCTATTGTAAAACTGACGATTGCAGCCGGATTTACAGTCGGTCAAGTGACAGGAAGCCAGTACCTTTTTGGACTTGCCATGTTGATGGCTGTTTATTTTTTTACAAAAAGAGTAAAAATGAGTTGGAAGGATGTCAGTTCTTTAATGACGGTCGGGTTATTGCTTAGTGCGACGGGGATTTTTTATGGATTGAGTTTAGCAAGGGTACCGGCGTCGATTGCAGTTGTGATGTTATTCCAATTTACGTGGATTGGAATCTTAATTGAAGCGATTTATCATCGAGCAATGCCATCCAACCAGAAATTGATTTCTGTTGTTTTTTTATGGGCTGGAACATTGTTAGCTGGTGGAGTTGGTTCGACGAATTTTCAATGGGGAGAACATTTGGATGGTGTCGTATATGGGTTGCTTGCGGCGATCACGTTTGCACTGTTTATTTTTTACAGTGGGAAAGTAGCACCTGGTGTACCGACGATTCAACGAAGTGTTTTTATTACAAGCGGGGGGCTCCTTCTCGTTCTTTTCTATGTTTCACCGATCTTGATTGTAGATGGGGTCTTGACTACTGGATTATGGAAATATGGCCTATTATTAGGGATATTCGGAACGATCCTGCCAGTTGTCTTCTTCGCGATTGGAACACCTAAGATTGATTCAGGATTAGCGACGATTGTAGGGGCAGCTGAGCTTCCAGCAGCTATTGTCGCAGCTTTATTTATTTTGGGGGAAGCAGTTTCCTTCCTACAAATGACCGGAATCATGATTATCCTTATTGGGATTGCTATTCCACAAATTCATTTTCCAACCCATCGTCCGAAACGATCATTTTCAAGATAA
- the metH gene encoding methionine synthase: MSIQHLIEKELQSRILIIDGAMGTMLQQADLSPEDFGGEEYDGCNEYLNITSPKTLEKIHMAYLEAGADIIETNTFGGTPIVLNEYGLGDQAYEINKKAVEIAKYCTSQYSTPNHPRFVAGAMGPTTKTLSVTGGIDFDTLSQNFEIQAKALIDGGCDLLLLETSQDMLNVKAGFIGIERAFEKTGKKVPIMISGTIEPMGTTLAGQNIESFYLSVEHMKPLSVGLNCATGPEFMTDHLRSLSDLSKGFVSCYPNAGLPDEEGCYHESPESLAKKIEGFAKKGWLNIVGGCCGTTPEHIRAIREVVSQYPPRVPQKKPHGHAVSGIEPLLYDDSMRPLFIGERTNVIGSRKFKRLIIEEKYEEAAEVARAQVKGGAHVIDVCLANPDRDELHDMSQFIQEVVKKVKVPLVIDSTDEKVIEEALKFSQGKAIINSINLEDGEERFEKVIPIVKKYGAAVVVGTIDETGMAVTRERKLEVAKRSHDLLVHKWGMEPEDLIFDPLVFPVGTGDEQYIGSATETVEGIRLIKQHLPNCLTVLGVSNVSFGLPPVGREVLNAVYLYHCTQAGLDYAIVNTEKLERFASIPDDEIKMAEDLLFKTSDESLAVFADFYRDKKKEKKESELPKTVEERLSYYVVEGTKEGLIPDLKNALTIFDSPLDIINGPLMDGMAEVGRLFNDNQLIVAEVLQSAEVMKAAVAFLEPLMEKTDDAGKGKIILATVKGDVHDIGKNLVDIILSNNGFTVVDLGIKVSPNELIQAIEREKPDIVGLSGLLVKSAQQMVLTVQDFKQFEIDVPVMVGGAALSRRFTETKISTNYEGPVLYAKDAMEGLSLANRLQNKEEKQVLLTELVAQQQKRKEVEAYRATMKSSNHVAVLEKPKKTVRTDVPVFKPQDMRKRVLRDYSIAHLTPYINLQTLIGHHLGLKGKVDKLLAEKDSRALALKEMVDSFLYSGKLRTAALYQFFPAQSDGDDVIIYDPEDEKTEMERFTFPRQEKAPFLCLADYLKSKESGEMDYVGFFVVTAGFDVRKKATALKEQGEFLQSHAIQATALELAEGFAERIHQEMRDHWGFPDSTDFTMKDRFAAKYQGQRFSFGYPACPNLEDQEKLFKLLKPEEIGVHLTDGYMMEPEASVSAIVFAHPDARYFNVY; the protein is encoded by the coding sequence ATGTCCATTCAACATTTAATTGAGAAAGAACTACAATCGCGAATATTAATTATTGACGGTGCAATGGGAACAATGCTACAACAAGCCGATCTTTCTCCAGAGGACTTTGGCGGTGAGGAATATGATGGCTGCAATGAATATTTGAACATCACTTCACCCAAAACACTCGAGAAAATTCATATGGCATATTTAGAGGCCGGTGCTGACATTATTGAAACAAATACGTTTGGTGGTACTCCCATCGTATTAAATGAATATGGTCTAGGTGACCAAGCCTATGAAATCAATAAAAAAGCGGTTGAAATTGCCAAATATTGCACTTCTCAATATTCAACTCCTAACCACCCTCGGTTTGTTGCAGGGGCAATGGGGCCCACTACCAAAACCTTGTCGGTGACGGGTGGGATTGATTTTGATACATTAAGTCAAAATTTTGAAATCCAAGCGAAAGCGTTGATCGATGGCGGATGTGACTTACTTTTACTTGAAACGAGCCAAGACATGCTCAATGTTAAAGCGGGATTCATTGGGATTGAAAGAGCTTTTGAAAAAACAGGTAAGAAAGTCCCTATCATGATCTCAGGGACTATTGAGCCAATGGGAACGACATTAGCGGGACAAAATATCGAATCCTTTTATTTATCCGTTGAGCATATGAAACCTTTATCTGTTGGCTTAAACTGTGCGACTGGACCAGAATTTATGACGGACCACCTCCGCTCACTCTCTGATTTATCAAAAGGATTTGTGAGTTGCTATCCAAATGCAGGTCTTCCAGATGAAGAGGGCTGTTATCATGAATCCCCCGAATCATTAGCGAAAAAAATTGAAGGGTTTGCCAAGAAAGGTTGGTTAAATATTGTCGGTGGCTGTTGTGGAACGACACCTGAACATATTCGCGCCATTCGAGAAGTCGTAAGTCAATATCCACCTCGTGTTCCGCAAAAAAAGCCACATGGACATGCAGTTTCCGGTATTGAACCGCTTCTTTACGATGATTCAATGAGACCATTATTTATCGGAGAAAGAACCAATGTCATCGGATCGCGGAAATTTAAACGACTCATCATCGAAGAAAAATATGAAGAAGCAGCAGAAGTTGCACGTGCTCAAGTAAAAGGCGGTGCGCATGTCATCGATGTATGCTTAGCCAACCCTGATCGCGATGAACTTCATGATATGAGCCAGTTCATCCAGGAAGTCGTGAAAAAAGTGAAAGTTCCACTTGTCATTGACTCTACAGATGAGAAGGTAATCGAAGAAGCATTGAAATTCTCACAAGGGAAAGCGATTATTAACTCTATTAATTTAGAAGATGGCGAAGAACGATTTGAAAAAGTCATCCCGATCGTAAAAAAATATGGAGCTGCCGTCGTCGTCGGAACAATTGATGAAACCGGAATGGCTGTGACACGTGAACGGAAACTAGAAGTTGCGAAACGCTCCCATGACTTACTTGTTCATAAATGGGGAATGGAACCAGAAGATTTAATTTTTGACCCGCTCGTCTTCCCTGTCGGAACTGGGGATGAGCAATATATCGGCTCTGCAACTGAAACAGTAGAAGGGATTCGTTTAATCAAACAACATCTGCCTAACTGTTTAACCGTTCTCGGTGTAAGTAATGTTTCATTCGGTCTCCCTCCTGTTGGTCGTGAAGTATTAAATGCCGTTTACTTATACCACTGTACCCAGGCTGGACTGGATTACGCGATTGTGAATACGGAAAAATTAGAACGTTTTGCCTCTATCCCTGATGATGAAATTAAGATGGCGGAGGATCTTTTATTCAAAACATCTGATGAATCGCTTGCGGTTTTCGCCGACTTTTATCGTGATAAGAAGAAAGAAAAGAAAGAAAGTGAATTACCGAAAACGGTTGAAGAACGCTTAAGCTATTATGTTGTGGAGGGTACGAAGGAAGGGTTAATTCCCGATTTAAAGAACGCGTTAACGATTTTTGACAGTCCATTAGACATTATTAATGGCCCATTAATGGATGGGATGGCAGAAGTCGGTAGATTATTTAACGACAACCAACTGATCGTTGCCGAAGTTTTACAAAGTGCGGAAGTCATGAAAGCAGCTGTTGCCTTTCTAGAACCTTTAATGGAAAAAACAGATGATGCTGGAAAAGGAAAAATCATTTTAGCCACTGTAAAAGGCGATGTACATGATATCGGGAAAAACTTAGTGGATATTATTTTAAGTAATAACGGTTTTACTGTCGTGGATCTCGGTATTAAGGTATCACCTAATGAACTCATTCAGGCGATTGAAAGAGAAAAACCAGATATCGTTGGTCTCTCAGGTCTCCTTGTAAAATCTGCTCAACAAATGGTCTTGACAGTCCAAGATTTTAAGCAGTTTGAAATTGATGTACCCGTGATGGTCGGAGGTGCCGCCCTATCTCGACGGTTTACCGAAACAAAGATTTCAACCAATTACGAAGGTCCTGTTTTATATGCGAAAGATGCCATGGAAGGATTATCTTTGGCGAATCGCTTACAAAATAAAGAGGAAAAACAAGTGCTTTTAACTGAATTAGTCGCTCAACAACAAAAGCGGAAGGAAGTGGAAGCTTATAGAGCAACAATGAAATCTTCTAATCATGTGGCGGTCTTAGAGAAGCCGAAGAAAACGGTCCGAACTGATGTGCCGGTTTTCAAACCTCAAGACATGAGAAAACGGGTATTGCGTGATTACTCAATTGCTCATTTAACTCCTTATATTAATTTGCAAACCTTAATTGGCCATCACCTTGGCTTAAAGGGAAAGGTAGATAAACTGTTAGCAGAGAAAGATTCCCGTGCACTTGCTTTGAAGGAAATGGTCGATTCCTTTCTATATTCCGGAAAATTACGAACAGCGGCTCTGTATCAATTTTTTCCTGCCCAATCCGATGGGGATGATGTTATCATTTATGATCCAGAAGATGAAAAAACGGAAATGGAACGATTCACCTTCCCTAGACAGGAAAAAGCTCCATTCCTTTGTTTAGCCGATTATTTAAAGAGTAAAGAGAGCGGAGAAATGGACTATGTTGGCTTCTTCGTTGTTACAGCAGGCTTTGACGTTCGAAAAAAAGCCACAGCATTAAAAGAACAGGGAGAGTTTTTACAAAGTCATGCCATCCAAGCGACGGCACTAGAATTGGCAGAAGGTTTTGCCGAAAGGATCCATCAGGAAATGCGCGACCATTGGGGATTCCCAGACAGCACTGATTTTACAATGAAAGATCGATTCGCAGCAAAATATCAAGGACAACGCTTCTCCTTTGGCTATCCAGCTTGTCCTAACTTAGAAGACCAAGAAAAATTATTTAAATTATTAAAGCCAGAAGAAATCGGAGTCCATTTAACAGATGGCTATATGATGGAACCAGAAGCATCAGTATCAGCAATTGTCTTCGCACATCCAGATGCAAGATATTTTAATGTATATTAA
- a CDS encoding short-chain fatty acid transporter has protein sequence MKVLISLSNKLMQRYLPDPFLFVIILTFFVAGLSLVLTDSTPTQVVEYWGGGFWGLLAFTMQMVLILVTGHTLASSPFFNKILSGLAGIPKSPGQAIILVSVISLIACWINWGFGLVIGALFAKELAKKVEGVDYRLLIASAYSGFLLWHGGLSGSIPLTIATPDHFTEDIIGIVPTSETIFSVYNLVIVVALFVIIPFVNRLMLPPKDETIVIDRSLLEQRDSFQAASIETSSVTPADRLENSRILSLLTGLLGLAFLFFYIKNNGLNINLDIVNFTFLFLGILFHKTPKKFLTAVGNAVKSSSGIIIQFPFYAGLMGIMVSSGLANVLSEAFVSISTENTFHMLVFWSAGLVNFFVPSGGGQWAVQAPVMLEAAQGMGVSMSKTGMAVAWGDVWTNMIQPFWALPALAIAGLKAKDIMGFCLIVFFVSGVIISLVFLFL, from the coding sequence TTGAAAGTACTTATTTCATTGTCGAACAAATTAATGCAACGCTATTTGCCTGACCCATTTTTATTCGTTATTATTCTTACTTTTTTTGTAGCCGGATTATCGTTGGTGTTGACAGATAGTACACCAACACAAGTGGTTGAGTATTGGGGCGGTGGATTTTGGGGATTATTAGCGTTCACCATGCAGATGGTACTTATACTTGTTACCGGGCACACATTAGCAAGCAGTCCATTTTTTAATAAAATTCTAAGTGGTCTCGCAGGCATTCCAAAATCTCCAGGGCAAGCAATCATTCTCGTTTCAGTTATTTCTTTAATAGCCTGCTGGATCAATTGGGGATTCGGTCTTGTCATTGGAGCATTATTTGCAAAAGAGCTGGCTAAAAAAGTAGAGGGTGTCGATTATCGGCTATTGATTGCAAGTGCTTACAGTGGGTTCCTGCTTTGGCACGGGGGGCTTTCAGGGTCTATTCCACTAACAATTGCAACTCCAGACCATTTTACTGAAGATATTATTGGAATTGTTCCAACAAGTGAAACTATTTTCTCGGTATATAATTTAGTCATTGTCGTTGCACTTTTTGTGATCATTCCATTCGTTAATCGGCTTATGCTACCTCCAAAGGATGAAACGATTGTGATTGATCGCTCATTATTAGAACAAAGAGATTCATTTCAAGCGGCCTCCATCGAAACATCAAGTGTGACACCTGCCGATCGTCTTGAGAATAGTCGAATTTTATCACTATTAACAGGTCTTCTTGGACTGGCATTTCTATTTTTTTACATAAAGAATAATGGCTTAAATATTAACTTAGATATTGTGAATTTTACTTTTTTATTCTTAGGGATTTTATTCCATAAGACTCCGAAGAAATTTTTAACTGCAGTAGGAAATGCTGTGAAAAGTTCAAGTGGGATTATTATTCAGTTCCCCTTTTATGCGGGATTAATGGGAATCATGGTTTCCTCTGGTTTAGCAAATGTATTGTCTGAAGCTTTCGTTTCCATTTCTACAGAGAACACTTTCCATATGCTTGTCTTTTGGAGCGCAGGGCTTGTTAACTTCTTCGTACCATCCGGTGGTGGACAATGGGCCGTGCAAGCACCTGTTATGTTAGAAGCTGCACAAGGAATGGGAGTATCCATGTCGAAAACTGGTATGGCTGTAGCATGGGGGGATGTCTGGACCAATATGATTCAACCATTTTGGGCATTACCAGCATTAGCAATCGCTGGACTCAAAGCAAAAGATATTATGGGATTTTGCCTCATCGTATTCTTTGTAAGCGGTGTCATTATTTCCTTAGTATTTTTGTTTTTATGA
- a CDS encoding bifunctional homocysteine S-methyltransferase/methylenetetrahydrofolate reductase codes for MNLLDRLKEEVLTADGAIGTLLYSYGIDFCYEELNLTQPDVIRRIHQDYIQAGADVIQTNTYSANSLKLARYGLENKREKINKAAVQIAKQAAGLNDTFVLGTIGGIRGVRKSDATLQEIVVAFCEQAESLLSEDIDGLLLETYYDLEEITTVVHTARKMTDLPIIAQVSMHEPGVLQNGLPLNDALCQLEALGADVVGVNCRLGPHHTILALEEVALPKKAFLSAYPNASLLDVVDDRIVYESEADYFGKATVKLRNEGARLIGGCCGTTPKHIAAAKKALQGLHPITEKQVKEKTPILVKSRKISTVPPLHEKAKNERSIIVELDTPKHLDTTSFFEGAKCLQEAGIDAITMADNSLASPRISNMAMATLLKSNDQIRPLVHITCRDRNLIGLQSHLMGLHTLGLHDILAVTGDPTKVGDFPGATSVYDVSSLEFIQLIKQLNEGISFSGKSLKVKTNFSVAAAFNPNVRILDRAVKRLEKKIGFGADYFISQPVFTKEKIIEIHEKTKHLSTPIYIGIMPLTSSQNAEFLHNEVPGIKLSEETLNRMKACENDKTRSHQEGISIAKELINTAHELFHGIYLITPFLRYDMTEELVTYIHELDAKKLERGIVHVHSTFN; via the coding sequence TTGAATCTATTGGATCGACTAAAAGAGGAAGTGCTTACTGCTGATGGCGCAATCGGTACTCTCCTTTATTCATATGGGATTGACTTTTGTTATGAAGAATTAAACTTAACACAGCCCGACGTCATTAGACGGATTCACCAAGATTATATTCAAGCAGGAGCGGATGTCATCCAAACGAATACGTATAGTGCAAACTCGTTAAAATTAGCTCGTTACGGATTGGAAAATAAGAGAGAAAAAATAAATAAAGCAGCGGTTCAAATTGCAAAGCAAGCAGCTGGATTGAATGACACATTCGTTCTTGGGACGATTGGTGGCATTCGAGGTGTTCGAAAAAGTGATGCTACTCTTCAAGAGATTGTGGTCGCCTTTTGCGAACAAGCCGAAAGTTTACTTAGCGAAGATATCGACGGCCTTCTATTGGAAACATATTATGATTTAGAGGAAATTACAACGGTTGTGCATACAGCTCGGAAAATGACCGATCTCCCCATCATCGCTCAAGTGTCGATGCATGAACCAGGTGTGCTACAAAATGGGTTGCCATTAAACGACGCTTTATGCCAGTTAGAAGCTTTGGGGGCGGATGTCGTTGGCGTTAACTGCCGACTAGGTCCACATCATACAATTCTAGCATTGGAAGAAGTCGCCCTACCAAAGAAAGCTTTCTTATCTGCTTATCCGAATGCAAGCCTTCTGGATGTGGTCGATGACAGGATTGTCTATGAATCAGAAGCTGACTATTTTGGAAAGGCTACTGTTAAACTAAGAAATGAAGGTGCTCGTCTTATTGGCGGATGTTGCGGGACTACACCGAAACATATCGCTGCGGCGAAAAAAGCCTTACAGGGGTTACATCCGATTACAGAAAAGCAGGTAAAAGAGAAAACACCAATTTTGGTGAAATCCAGAAAAATATCGACAGTGCCTCCCCTCCATGAGAAAGCGAAAAATGAACGTTCTATCATCGTTGAATTGGATACACCGAAACATTTAGACACCACATCTTTTTTTGAAGGAGCAAAATGTTTACAAGAAGCGGGAATTGATGCGATTACGATGGCCGATAACTCCCTTGCATCCCCAAGAATTAGCAACATGGCGATGGCAACTTTATTAAAGTCAAATGATCAAATCCGTCCGCTTGTCCACATCACTTGTCGTGACCGAAATTTAATTGGCCTACAATCTCATCTAATGGGATTACATACTTTAGGTCTTCATGATATTTTGGCTGTTACGGGAGATCCAACAAAGGTCGGGGATTTTCCAGGAGCCACTTCTGTTTATGACGTTTCTAGTCTGGAATTCATCCAGCTAATCAAACAATTGAATGAAGGGATTTCTTTTTCAGGGAAATCATTAAAAGTAAAAACAAATTTTTCAGTTGCCGCTGCCTTTAATCCAAATGTTCGCATTTTAGATCGAGCAGTCAAACGATTGGAAAAGAAAATTGGGTTTGGGGCCGATTACTTTATCAGCCAGCCTGTTTTTACGAAAGAAAAAATTATTGAAATCCATGAAAAAACTAAGCATTTATCCACTCCAATTTATATCGGAATTATGCCATTAACAAGTTCACAAAATGCGGAATTTTTGCATAACGAAGTGCCCGGGATTAAACTTTCCGAAGAAACACTTAACCGGATGAAAGCTTGTGAAAATGACAAAACGCGGTCACATCAAGAAGGAATTTCGATTGCCAAAGAATTAATTAATACAGCTCACGAACTTTTCCACGGGATTTATTTAATCACTCCATTTCTTCGGTATGATATGACGGAAGAATTGGTCACATACATCCATGAGCTAGATGCCAAAAAGTTAGAAAGAGGGATTGTCCATGTCCATTCAACATTTAATTGA
- the queF gene encoding preQ(1) synthase, which yields MTGRKDEELTDLSLLGNQGTTYPFEYTPNVLETFDNKHPDRDYFVKFNCPEFTSLCPKTGQPDFATIYISYIPDIKMVESKSLKLYLFSFRNHGDFHEDCMNIIMNDLIELMNPRYIEVWGKFTPRGGISIDPYCNWGRPGTKYEKMADYRLMNHDLYPEKVDNR from the coding sequence ATGACAGGGAGAAAAGATGAGGAGTTAACGGATCTGTCGCTACTAGGGAATCAGGGGACAACATACCCGTTTGAATATACACCAAATGTATTAGAAACGTTTGATAATAAGCATCCAGATCGGGATTATTTTGTGAAATTTAATTGTCCGGAATTTACTAGTCTTTGTCCAAAGACTGGACAACCTGATTTTGCCACTATTTATATTAGCTATATTCCAGATATAAAAATGGTTGAAAGTAAATCATTGAAATTATATTTATTCAGTTTCCGAAATCATGGTGACTTCCATGAAGATTGCATGAATATTATAATGAACGATTTAATAGAACTGATGAATCCGCGTTACATTGAAGTATGGGGGAAATTTACTCCAAGAGGCGGAATTTCGATTGACCCGTATTGTAACTGGGGAAGACCTGGAACAAAATATGAAAAGATGGCCGATTATCGTCTTATGAATCATGATTTGTACCCTGAAAAAGTAGATAATCGATAA
- a CDS encoding beta-class carbonic anhydrase yields the protein MSLLNEIMEYNKKFVDEKLYEEYSTTKFPDKKVVILTCMDTRLVELVTRAMNFKNGDVKIVRNAGAIVNHPFGSIMRSILVAVYQLQADEVLVVGHHDCGMSSLKSAKIIEDMAKRGVKTETIDTLRNAGIDIDQWLEGFNSVEESIKHSVQMIKTHPLMVDDIPVHGLVIEPHTGKLDLVVDGYKKVEVNN from the coding sequence ATGAGTCTGTTAAATGAGATTATGGAATATAATAAGAAGTTTGTGGATGAGAAGTTATATGAAGAGTATTCGACTACGAAGTTTCCTGATAAAAAGGTTGTCATTTTGACTTGTATGGATACGAGATTGGTTGAATTAGTTACACGGGCCATGAATTTTAAAAATGGGGATGTTAAAATCGTCCGCAATGCCGGAGCAATCGTCAATCATCCTTTTGGAAGTATTATGAGAAGTATTTTGGTCGCTGTCTACCAATTACAAGCAGATGAAGTTTTAGTTGTTGGTCATCATGACTGTGGAATGAGTTCATTAAAAAGTGCGAAAATCATTGAAGACATGGCTAAAAGAGGAGTCAAAACGGAGACAATTGATACATTGCGCAATGCCGGAATAGACATTGACCAATGGTTAGAAGGTTTTAACAGTGTAGAAGAAAGTATCAAACATAGTGTTCAAATGATCAAAACTCACCCACTTATGGTTGATGATATTCCTGTTCATGGACTCGTGATTGAACCACACACTGGTAAATTGGATTTAGTCGTAGATGGCTATAAGAAAGTAGAAGTAAATAACTAA
- a CDS encoding flavodoxin, whose protein sequence is MKVIIVYASMTGNTKEIAHLVAEGIEEKGVEVEVKDSFELLANELLPYDGILLGSYTYGEGEIPWEMADLHEEVQDLDLEGKAVAAFGSGDTSYLYFARAVDILEKTMQQQGATVMQPGLKIEGMPENEEEQQCKQFGVKFAEGLVKNLNR, encoded by the coding sequence ATGAAAGTAATCATCGTCTATGCAAGTATGACTGGAAATACAAAAGAAATCGCCCATTTGGTAGCGGAGGGCATCGAGGAAAAAGGGGTGGAGGTTGAAGTTAAAGATTCTTTTGAACTATTGGCGAATGAGCTTTTGCCTTATGACGGGATTCTATTAGGAAGTTATACATACGGAGAAGGTGAAATCCCTTGGGAAATGGCGGACTTACACGAAGAAGTGCAAGATTTAGACTTGGAAGGGAAAGCAGTAGCCGCATTCGGTTCAGGAGATACATCCTACCTTTACTTCGCGAGAGCCGTTGACATTTTGGAAAAAACAATGCAACAACAAGGAGCTACTGTCATGCAGCCAGGATTAAAAATAGAAGGAATGCCCGAAAATGAAGAAGAGCAGCAATGCAAACAATTTGGCGTGAAATTTGCGGAAGGTTTAGTGAAAAATCTAAACAGGTGA